In a single window of the Microbacterium sp. SL75 genome:
- a CDS encoding proton-conducting transporter membrane subunit, which produces MSLLAPLTIAALLAAVVAALLPDVARRHTPGSLAVWPAAVAAAFAAAGLASAFATDVDIAGAALALLVVGLTVVVQAYASRNLRGDPRSRTFFALSSLAAVGSTTAIAANDVVLLAAGWTLGTVSMIALISTGGAGPQTRVAVVRSAVTLLLADAALWAAVVVAVASTGSVSLAALGSLDDSSSAVVSALVAVAAVARAGSFPLHGWLPATAATTTPVSALLHAGFVNAGALLLLRYAAVPSAVGPWVVAVAGAITMIVATLAMLTRPDVKGRLVQSTAAQMGFLLLACGLGAFGVALVHAIGHALYKASLFLGAGSAVEHALKGRAIALPVASRGGAIVGGAVVLLTGAAALAASGAITHSAAVLLLFAWATAVIAGARIGGGSSPAATRTALVAGLAAATAAYLAVVFPAAEALTPVIAAAPAPAVLAIAVFAIAAASGLVARSSGPLADRLFAFAFAWGRPPLPPAAPRIDTPWTPAPADGPLEYRRF; this is translated from the coding sequence ATGTCGCTTCTCGCCCCGCTCACGATCGCCGCGCTGCTCGCCGCGGTCGTCGCCGCCCTCCTCCCGGATGTCGCGCGTCGCCACACCCCGGGCTCCCTCGCCGTCTGGCCTGCAGCCGTCGCCGCGGCGTTCGCCGCGGCGGGCCTCGCGTCGGCCTTCGCCACCGACGTCGACATCGCCGGTGCCGCTCTGGCGCTGCTGGTCGTCGGCCTCACCGTGGTCGTGCAGGCCTACGCCAGCCGCAACCTGCGCGGCGACCCCCGATCGCGCACCTTCTTCGCGCTGTCGTCGCTCGCGGCCGTCGGGTCGACCACCGCCATCGCCGCGAACGACGTCGTGCTCCTCGCAGCCGGGTGGACCCTCGGCACGGTCAGCATGATCGCCCTCATCTCGACGGGCGGCGCCGGCCCGCAGACGCGCGTGGCGGTGGTGCGCAGCGCCGTGACGCTGCTGCTCGCAGACGCGGCCCTGTGGGCAGCCGTCGTCGTGGCGGTGGCGTCGACCGGCTCCGTCTCGCTCGCAGCCCTCGGTAGCCTCGACGACTCCTCGTCGGCGGTCGTGAGCGCACTGGTGGCGGTCGCGGCCGTGGCCCGCGCGGGCTCCTTCCCCCTGCACGGATGGCTCCCCGCGACCGCCGCGACGACCACCCCGGTCTCGGCGCTCCTGCACGCGGGCTTCGTGAACGCGGGCGCGCTGCTCCTGCTGCGCTATGCCGCTGTGCCCTCCGCCGTGGGGCCCTGGGTGGTGGCCGTCGCCGGCGCGATCACGATGATCGTGGCGACCCTCGCCATGCTCACGCGCCCCGACGTGAAGGGCCGCCTCGTGCAGTCCACCGCCGCGCAGATGGGGTTCCTGCTCTTGGCCTGCGGGCTCGGGGCCTTCGGAGTGGCCCTGGTCCACGCGATCGGTCACGCGCTCTACAAGGCGAGCCTGTTCCTCGGCGCCGGCTCCGCGGTCGAGCACGCGCTGAAGGGCCGGGCGATCGCGCTCCCGGTGGCATCCCGCGGCGGCGCTATCGTCGGCGGTGCAGTCGTGCTCCTGACCGGGGCGGCGGCGCTGGCGGCATCCGGTGCGATCACTCACAGCGCGGCGGTGCTCCTCCTCTTCGCCTGGGCCACCGCGGTGATCGCCGGGGCTCGGATCGGCGGGGGTTCATCGCCGGCCGCGACCCGCACGGCCCTCGTCGCCGGTCTGGCCGCCGCCACCGCCGCCTATCTCGCGGTGGTCTTCCCCGCCGCCGAAGCGCTCACCCCCGTCATCGCCGCCGCACCCGCACCCGCAGTACTCGCCATCGCGGTCTTCGCGATCGCCGCCGCCTCGGGTCTCGTCGCGCGAAGCTCCGGTCCGCTCGCTGACCGCCTCTTCGCCTTCGCCTTCGCGTGGGGCCGACCACCCCTGCCCCCGGCCGCACCCCGCATCGACACGCCCTGGACCCCGGCGCCCGCCGACGGCCCCCTCGAGTACCGGAGATTCTGA
- a CDS encoding helix-turn-helix transcriptional regulator, with translation MTTWTFLTNHAHVFIYVARDPGARVREIADAVGITERTAHGILADLVDAGYLKREKEGRRNRYECVEDLPLRHPIESDHPVGALLQALRG, from the coding sequence ATGACGACATGGACGTTCCTCACCAACCACGCCCATGTGTTCATCTACGTCGCCCGCGACCCCGGTGCCCGCGTGCGTGAGATCGCGGATGCCGTCGGCATCACGGAGCGCACCGCGCACGGCATCCTGGCCGACCTCGTCGACGCCGGGTATCTGAAGCGCGAGAAAGAGGGCCGACGCAATCGGTACGAGTGCGTCGAAGACCTTCCGCTGCGCCACCCGATCGAGAGCGATCACCCGGTCGGGGCTTTGCTGCAGGCGCTGCGGGGCTGA